From a single Anomaloglossus baeobatrachus isolate aAnoBae1 chromosome 4, aAnoBae1.hap1, whole genome shotgun sequence genomic region:
- the LOC142302981 gene encoding olfactory receptor-like protein I9 translates to MPENNLTVVKEFFLLGFKGSENLRMFLFCLLLMVYNVTICGNLLIITLVSTSKILHTPMYFFISQLSITDILLPTDIVPNLLHILMNNGATITFIGCMAQLYFFCIAEASESLLLTVMSYDRYVAICKPLHYVSIMTGTLCVKLVITFWLLSFVISFIYVIIISGLKFCGPNIIDHFFCDLVPLQDISCSDTFPIKVQIYLLSIPLVGIPNLIIIISYIKIVRVILQIQSNVSRQKAFSTCSSHLTVVSIFYMSLLSVYTVPKSGQASNINKFLSLLYTVFTPLINPIIYSFRNRDIKKAVQEIIPKYM, encoded by the coding sequence GTAGTGAAGGAATTTTTTCTCTTAGGCTTTAAAGGCAGCGAGAATCTGAGAATGTTTTTGTTCTGTCTTCTCCTAATGGTTTACAATGTGACAATCTGTGGGAACCTCCTGATCATCACCCTGGTGTCCACCAGCAAGATCCTCCACACTCCGATGTACTTCTTCATCTCACAACTGTCCATCACTGACATCTTGTTGCCCACAGACATTGTCCCCAACTTGCTCCATATCCTGATGAATAATGGAGCGACCATAACATTTATTGGCTGTATGGCCCAGTTGTATTTCTTCTGTATTGCTGAAGCTTCCGAATCTCTTCTCCTCACAGTGATGTCCTATGACCGATATGTGGCCATCTGTAAACCCCTCCATTACGTCTCTATCATGACAGGCACATTGTGTGTGAAGTTGGTCATCACCTTCTGGTTACTCAGTTTCGTAATTTCATTTATTTATGTTATAATAATATCAGGGCTAAAATTCTGTGGACCGAACATTATTGACCATTTCTTCTGCGATCTTGTTCCCTTACAGGACATTTCTTGTTCTGATACATTTCCTATAAAAGTACAGATATATTTATTAAGCATACCACTCGTGGGTATTCCCAACCTAATAATTATTATTTCTTATATAAAGATTGTCCGTGTCATTCTACAGATACAATCTAATGTCAGTAGacagaaagccttctccacctgcagctcccacctcaccGTGGTCTCCATATTTTACATGAGTCTCTTGAGTGTGTATACTGTTCCAAAAAGTGGACAAGCATCCAACATTAATAAATTCCTATCACTATTATATACTGTATTTACTCCACTGATAAATCCCATAATATACAGTTTTAGAAACAGAGATATTAAGAAAGCCGTGCAAGAAATCATTCCGAAATATATGTAA